The following is a genomic window from Desulforhopalus sp..
TCGGTCAGAAGGATATTATCAAATACTATCAGGAGAATAGAGGGATATGGAAATCAAAGAATATGCTAAGACCTCTAAAGTTCCGCTGAAAACACTTCGCTGGATGGAAAGGATAAAAACAATAAGTGACCCGCTCTCGGATAACGATTTAATCGGTCTGAAATTACTGGAAAAACTGTGGGGACTGCATGATTTTCTGAGACCTCAGTTGAGTCAGAAAAACGTAAAATATCGAAAAGCACTCATTGCCACCTGCGACCTGGAAACAAAATGGGAACGCTATGCGTTTTCCAGGTTTATGAACCTTGCGCCAGATAAACGTCTTTTTATGGAAAATCTGATAGCAGAAATTGAGTTAACCTTCCGGTTTAGGATGTCAGTTTTCGACATTAGAAAATTGTACCGGGTACGAAAGAGAGCCCACAGAGCCAAAGAAAGACAAGTGCAAAAGGAGCTGATTGAAGAGCAACCTGAGGGCATGGATATGTCCAACAATGCCCTCGGGAAAAGCGCATGAGCAATTGCAAATCAACCCTGAAAACTGTGCGACAAAACATAAACAAAGAGAAAGAAACGGTAGTTTCTTTAATGCGACAGAAATGATGACTCAGGCCAAAAAACAAATTCAAAAAACCTTCCGGATTGTAGGGGTATTTTTCATCGCCATCAGTTCGGTTTGTCGTCCGGCTTGGGGGCTTGAAATCCGGCAGGATTTTTTCAGTTACCCACCTGCCATGAACACACCTGTACAAATTCCCATCCATCAAACTTTCATCATTGCAAGCCTCCCATCTTTTTACGCTGAACCGAAAAGCCGTCCGTTCCCTGTGGTTTATTTTGACCTGGGCAGCGCCAACTTGTCCCCGGATGCCGGCAACAAACTTCTGATGGATTTGCGGGATTGTTGTGCCGCCTGTCCTCTGTATCTCACCGGCTATACCTGTTCGATTGGAATCGAAAGCCAGAACGTGAAGCTTTCCAGGTCTCGAGCCGAGGCTGTTGCTACCATGCTTCGAAGAAATGGTTTCAAGGTGGCCTTGGCGGAAGGAAAAGGGATGATTGACAGTAGCAGCCCGGAAAGCAACCGAAGGGTAGAGATAAAACTCACGAAAAACTGAAAGGCACAATGGTGCAACAACATCAACAAAAGGAAAAGTCATCATGAAAAAAGTAACTTTTTTGGCCTTCTTAACCGTTTTACTGCTCCAGACAGTCAGTGCCTTCGCTATGACAACTCCGGCGGCCGGTTCGTTTGCCTATGATCTGTACGATATTGCGGTAACTCAGATTTTGCTTGGCCCTATTGGATTTGTCGCTGGTGTTGCTTCTATGGCTTTTGCAGCCATCCTTGCTATCCGGCAGATGATTCTTCCTGCGGCAGGCGTTGTCCTTGGGGGTGCATTTCTTCTTTCCGCTGATACCGTTGTGCAGTCTATCGGCGCTGTAATCGTTTAACGAGGAGCTATAAGCAATGATTGCCAGAAAGTTTCCGCAATATCTCTCTAAACCGTTCCAAGTGCTGTGGTTTGAGGTGGATGAGTTGGTCCTGTTCCTCTTCTTTCTTACCCTGTCACTCCTCTACGGTAAGTTGATGTGGCTTATCTTCCTGGTATTTCAGTATTCCTACACCAAAATCAAACGATCTCAGGCACGGGGATTCTTGAAGCATGTCCTGTATGTCTTTGGCCTGGTCAAGATGAACAACTATCCCGACTATTTCCAGCAGGAGTTTAACGAGTGAAAGCAGACATTTTCGTACAAAAAACCAGCAATTTATTCGTTGAAAACCGACTGCTTAAATTTGCTGTCGGGGCAATGGCCGTAGCCGTCTGCTTCAACTCCCTTATGGTGTATCGGGCTGTTAAATATCAACGTGTTGTGCTCATTCCACCCGCTATGACCGGCACAATTGAGTTCGTCCAGGGCAAGCCTACCGAGACTTACATCAAGGATATGAGCAGAAAGATTGTCAACCTGGCAACTACCTACTCCCCGCCCACGGCAAGAGGGCAGTTTGATGATCTGCTCTCTCTCTACACCTCCGAAGCCTATCCGGAAGCCTCGAAAAGCTGGTACTCCTTGGCGGGTCGTATTGAAGAATCGCAAGTAAGTTCGACATTTTACATGGAGAAAATCACTCTAGGCGAAGGCACTATAGAGATGTTCGGGAATGTAGTGCAGTTTGCTGGAGATACAAAACTCGAAAAGACCGCCAAAACTTTTGTGGTCGCGTATCGCATCCGTGACGGTCGTTTTGAGATTAGCGAGTTCAAGGAGAAAAACCTCAGAGCAGACATAGACGCACAGAAAGCAGAAAAGGAAACAGAAGAACAGCTCAAAAAAAGAGCAGATGCAAAAATGAAGATGGACAAGCACGTGGAGGTGGAAACGAAATGAAGACAATTATTCAGATAAGCATGTGCTTGCTACTAGCTGCCTCTTCGGTGCAAGCAGAAGAAGCACCGGTTATAAGGGGACCAAAACCCCTGAAACTTTCACCTATGACCAATGACCATTTTGACAAGCCTACAACTGTCAAATTCATTTCCCCTGATATGCCAAGCATCGTGCAGTTGTCCAATCGTGACATCAACCGGATTGTCTGTTCCGGGCCGATGAGTGATTTAATTTACTCGGAAGAAAAGGGCGTAACTGGCCATTTTTCCGGCAGTAGTGCCTTTATCAAATTCAAGGCCGAGGAGTTGGACGGACAGCTCACCTATGCTGAGACACCCAGTGAGTTATTTATTGTCTGCAATGGGGCAGTTTACACCCTGATTGCGGAACCTCAGGCAACCTCATCTGTAACACTGCATCTGGCTGCACCGGCAAAGGATGTTTTCAAAAAGAATATCGACCATTACAAAAACATGCCTTTGGAAAAACAGGTCTTGCAAATCATCAAGGAAGGTTATGAAGGCGGCTATCCATCCAGCTACAAGGTTTCAACTGCGGACACTCTGATTCCTCTGTGTGGTGATCTTAGCGTCAATCTGATCCAGACCGTGGATGTGGAAGGGATAGGATTGCGATTGAAGCAATTCAAGGTGGCCTCTAAGAGGGATGAAACAATGGAATTGAAGGAGAAAACCTTTCTGTCACTTTTTATCAGTGAAGCCATCCTGGCCGTGGCAATAGAAGATCAGGTTCTGAACACCGGCGAGGCGACCAGGGTGTTTGTGGTTGAAAAACGGGAGCAATCACAATGACCCTGAAAGAAAGGTTCACCAACCTGACACCACGAAATAAAAAGGTTTTAGTCTGGTCGGTAGTCGGCCTCATTGTTATGGGAATCGCTGTTACTGGTTATAATTCCCGCGCTAAAAAAAGCATGGATGTTGCGGGGACAGAAAAAAACAGGACCATTCACCTTGATCCTGACATGATTGAAAAGACCATGCTCAAGGAACAGGGTCGGCAGATTGATGCTCTGAGAAAGGGCATGACCGATCTGACAAAAAGCCAGACCGATTTTTTGGCTATTGAAGAGAAGAAAAAAAAAGATGCAGAAAGCAAATTAGTTATCCCCACGCCTGAACAATTATCTGTTGGAAAACCCATACCTATACCAGTACTTGGGGCAAATGGAAAACAAGTGCTTGATGAACAGGGAATGCCGGTGTTTCACAATAGTCAACCATCATCAGGTGGTCGTGATCTGGGGCCATCACCTGGGGGGAGTAGCCGTGGTCGTGGAAACCAAAAGCAGGAAAGGAGGATCGTCGGCAAGATTTCAGTGATTTCAAACCAAGCCGCGGCTCTTCCTCAAGATGACGATAAAAAAAAAGGTCGGACGGTCTATCTTCCTCCATCTTTTATGGAGGCGAGACTTTTGACAGGTTTCGATGCTGCTACTTCGAGCGGTGCCAAGGGGGGCAACTCCGAACCTCTTTTGCTCCGTATCCAGACCCCGGCAGTGCTGCCAAATGACATCAAGGCGAACCTGTCCGGCTGTTTTGTTATTGCCGAGGCCGTAGGCAGGTTGGATAAAGAACGAGCAGATGTGCGCTTGGTCTCACTTTCATGTCTCTCCAACGAAGGCAGTGCCATTATTGATACCCCTCTCAAAGGTTTTGTAACTGATTCCGACTCCAAGGTTGGCCTCTCCGGTCGAGTGGTTTCCCGGATGGGCGCGGCAACCGCCAGGGCGATCATCGCCGGAATTTTTGGCGGGGCCGGCGACGCGTTAAAAGCGGCGTCCTCCACAACCTCAACATCTGTCCTGGGAACAACCAAAATTATTGATTCCTCGCAGCTCGGGAAGCATGCCATTGGCGGTGGGCTATCAGAGGGAGCAAACACCCTGCAGGATTTTTACATGGAATTAGCAAAACAGACGACTCCGGTTATTGAAGTGGCTGCTACCAAGAAGGTTACGGTTATTGTCTCGGAAGGCAAAGAACTGGAGATTAAAGACTACAAAAGAGACGAATCGTTATGAAATTACACTATGTCATTCTGCCGTTATTACTTCTGGTTTCCCTGTCAGGTTGTGGTGGGCTGGTAGGACAACTTGTCAATCCCTATGAAGAAAATTTCAAATGCCGCACCAGAGATGATGCCGGTAAGTGTATCGATACGTCATCCGCTTACAAGGAGGCCAGATTCCCTGATGTTGATAATGCAAGCGAGACAAGCTGCACGAACGTAAGTGGTGACACTATTCCCTGTCCACCGGCTACAACCGCTGAGTCAGGTATAAGGACCAACATCAACCAGCTCACTGCTCAGAATAGCCGGTACAAGGCACTTACCGAACTCATGCAGGAACCGGACAAACCAATGCTTGAACCACCCAAGATCATGCGGGTACTGATGCTGCCGTACAAAGGAGAGGACGACGAACTGTTTATGACTCGCTATGTCTATTTGAAGCTGAAAGAATCTCAGTGGGTGTTGACAGATATAAGTGAAAAGGCAAAGGCAGTACAATGATAGATTTTTGTAAGCGGCTTCTCTACGGCAACACTGAATACCTGAAACACAGCGATATTGCCAAGTTGACCAGGCGGCATCCTTTTTCTGCCTTCCTGAACTATGTCGCTTACGACCAGGAGCATGAAATCTATGTCAATCAGGACAGCACCTTTGGGATAATATGGGAGTGTTCCCCGCTTACCTACGCAGGCGAAAAGGCCATGAACTCACTTGAGGGTATTTTCAGGGCGGGGATGCCTTATGGCACTAATATTCAGTTTATTTTACATGCTGATTCCCACATAGAACCGATCATAGATATGTACCGAAAAAGCCGGACCAGAACAGAACCAATAATTGTCACCAATACCGAACGAGTTAGTGAATTTTTACTCGAAGGGAAAAAGGGGCTGGAGGCATGTAGCTTTATTCCAGTCAGAAATTTCCGTCTGTTTGTAGCGGTTAAAGTCCCCGGGGATGCGTCTGGTATGCCAAAACCAGAAGAATTGGCTGATAAAAAGAAGATTGCACCGTTACAGGACATCAAGCGGCAGATCAACGAGACCTTGAGAGCTGCTCAGCTTTACCCGAGAAACCTGCCGCCGGGCAACCTTATGGAATGGTTGCGGCGCTTGCTCAATACCTACCCAAAGGATTATCCAGAGCATAACTTCAATTCCTACAGCCCTGATATCCCAATTCTGAAACAGATTATCAATGCGGATACCATTATCAAGGAAGGGAGCGATTATATTCAGGCTGGAGATAAATACTGGTGTTGCACAACCCCAAAGAGCTTTCCCAAAGAAGTTGACCCGATGCAGACCAACTCCCTGTTTGGCGGGATATGGGGCATTGTCTCGGATGCTGACCAGATCAAGACTGATTTTCTCTATTGCTTCAATATCGTCTTTCAGAAGGGGATAGATGTAACAATCCACGCAAAAACAAATCTTATGCTCAATCAGAAAGGCGTTGGTTCATTATCTACTCTTCTTTACCGCAAGCAAGCGGAACACGTAGAGGCCGCCGATGATCTGGAACATGGTGTAAAATTTCTCAAGATCATTCCCGTTTTCTGGGTTTTTTCGGACGATGTAGAAAATGCCAGAGATTCATGTGTCAGGGTCAGACGGTTGTGGGAGAACAACGGTTATGTGATGCAAAGGGACAACATGATCCTGAAAATTCTGTTTATCTCGTCTTTTCCTCTTTGTCTCTACACGGGCGGTAAGAACATAGAAAATCTGGAGCGTGATTTTACTGCATCAGTACCTTCAATTACCCCATTGCTGCCGGTTCAGGGCGATTTTGTCGGTTCCGGCGGCATCCCGAATCTGATTTTCACTGGCCGAAAAGGGCAGTTGATTTCGCTCGACTTTTTCGCAAAAGGGGCAACCAACTTTAATTGCTTTTGCTGCGCTACATCTGGTTCCGGCAAGTCATTTCTGGTCAACTTCATAGCCTTTAATTATTACGCCTGCGGTTCGATAATCCGCATCATTGACATTGGTGGTTCCTACAAAAAAATGGCTGATATGTTGGGTGCAAGGTATCTGGATTTCAGCCCTGATTCAAATATATGCCTCAATCCTTTTACAAATATTATTGAGCCGGAGGAGGAATTATCGGCGATTGCAACCGTATTCGCGCAAATGGCCTACGCCAACTCAAAAACAGGATGTGAGGATATAGAGGAAATAAATTTATTTTATTGGGCGGTGAATTGGGCATGGCATCAAAAAGGACAAGCTGCTGATGCCAATACGGTCTGGGAATTTATGAAATCATTTCCTACTGGCCCCGGTATGGAACAACATAAAGAATATGATGAGAATAAAAATTTAATTGAGAAAGCAAGGAAGTTAGGCTTTCTCTTGATGAACTTCACCTCGTATGGCTTTTACGGAAAATTCTTTTGCGGCCCCAGCACCTTTGATATTCGCAATGATCAGTTTGTGGTCCTTGAGCTCGAAAACCTGAAGGTAAAACCTGATCTCTACAAGATTGTCACCATGCTCATTATCAATGCCGTAACTCAAGACCTTTATCTCTCAGATCGGTCACGGCATCGGCTGATTATTTTTGATGAAGCATGGCAGTTTCTGGATAAGTCCTCAATGCTTGCTCCGGTTGTCAATGAGGGCTACCGCAGAGCCAGGAAATACTCCGGCAGTTTCATGATTATCACCCAATCTATTCTTGATCTGGACCAATTCGGTGAAGTTGGAACTGTAATCAAAGACAACTCGGCCTTCAAAATCTTTTTGGAATCTCCTGCTTTTGACAAGGCACTCGACCTGAAATTGATTGATTACGATGATTTTTCCATGAAGCTCCTGAAAAGTATCAAATCCAACCCTCCGTACTACTCGGAAATCTTTTTTGACACACCCTTTGGAATTGGCCCGGCTCGTTTGATAGTAAACGATTACGCCTATTTTATTTACACTTCAAAGGCTTCTGAAATCGCCATGATCGAAGAGAGAGTTACTTCCGGCATGACCTATCATGGGGCCATCCTGGAAATGGTCGAGTTGCGGAAAAATGGCAAACTATAAGTTTTTTATTTTCATTGTCATTTTTGGCCTTCTGCCGGCTTCTCTTGCCTATGGAAAAAATCTTGGCACCATCGGAATGACCTATCCCATAGTGGAGCCTGACCTGGTTGAAGAGGTCAAGGCGAGTATTGACTATGAAAAATTGGCAAAGGTCATGGAGGAGAACAGGCAGAACTACAAAGCAAAAGACATCTATGCCCTGCCTGCAGCAGGCAGAGACAGGACGTTTTTCGTCGATATGACCTACACCCTGGATCACGACATCCCAGGTGAAAATGGGGAGATCATGTACCAGCGAGGGCTTACCTGGAACCCTTTGGACTATGTCTCTCTACCTGATGGCTTGGTGGTCATTAATAGCGAGGACGCACGGCAAGTGGAGTGGTTTGTGAAGTCGCCCTATAACAAGAATCGTCAACAGAAATTGCTGATTTCCGCAGGACTTGCCGCCCCCTTGATAAAGCAATTAAACAGGCCCGTCTTTTATCTGACAAAAACCATAGCTGACCGTCTGCAATTAGCCGCTGTTCCTTGCGTGATTACCCAAAATGGTAAAAAAATGATGGTGCAGGAGATAAAGATCGATGGATCGATTTACAAATAAATACCTGCTGGTCGTAGTGCTGTTGTTTTCTGCGTTTCCATCCTTTGCCGGCATTATTAAAAAAGGCGATTCATTCAACGCTGGTTCGGATATCAACTGGGATGATATGGAATTTAAATTTTTAGGTATTTGCATCTGCCCAAGACCTCCACCAGTTTTTTACGAGGAAGGTGAAATTTATGAATATTGGGACCCATCTTTATTCATAGATACGGTTTCAGTTGCTAATTATTCTCCGTTTTCAGGTTCTGGTGGTGATGCCGAGGGTACGATTGATGACGAATTAGGCGGAAAGAACAAATCTTCGGATGCTGTATCTATTGCCGATGAATCAACCTTCTTCCAGGCGCATGCGTTTATTTTTTCGATGCTGGATGGAAACCCTTGTGAAAATGACGACAAGGGAGGTTGGTGGACTGAATATGATTCAATGTGGCAAAGTGATGAACTTGCGGCCACTATCACTCCGGAAGTTGCATTATTTGCCAATAAAGCCATGCAGTTGCTTTGTATGACAGATGCTACGGCAGTAAATTTGGGATACCCTCTCGATTACATGCCCTGGTGTATTGGGAGCAGCGGGTCAACATATCCCGTAAGCGGCCATGTGGACAACGATAATATTGTTCAGGCCAGTAATACGGCAGCGTCACGGCTGATCTTCAAGCTGAACCGTCTGTTTATGCTTTGCGATCCGTATTTATATTGTGGCTGCGAGTACACGCCGATCTGGACAAAGAGCCATTACAAGATGCACACCGCCAGGCCCGATCTTCGGGCCACCTATCCTATCGGCCAAGCAGCCAAGACGTATGATTCCGGTCTCAATCCACCCTATGAGGGAGTAAAGGGGTCAAATGATGAATTTCTCTGGGTGGTGTTCAGGAAGGTACTCTGTTGCACCTGTTGCGAATGATATGCGAAGACAAATAAGTATCATCATGCTGGCCGGATTGGTTGTCGGCTTATCGGCTTTATCTGCTTTAGCGGTGCAAGGCGCTGAAGGATCTTGTTCTGACAAGACTGTCCCTGCATTGCCACCTGATCTCTTGGAAAAGGCCAGGGCACAGGCTGTAATTGACGACAAAGCAACCAGGAACGCTATGGATACGGCAAGAGAGCTGGCTAAGACCATGACTATTCCTGAAAATATCCATAAAGAGGCAGGACTAAAAACAGCCCAAAAGACCAATGCTGATTTCAGGAAGCCCGAATTTCAGCAGAAAATAGCAGATGAGTTCAACAGGCAGGTAAATTTGTTTATACCTGAAAGCGGGAAAAACAAACAAAGGGAACAGGAAGCACAAGGCATCTTTCTTGAGACTGAAAAAGTTTATCTCTTCCTATCGAGCTCGATCCCAGAGGCATCGTTTCAGGGGTACATGGCCTCTCTCGATGGACTGCCTGAGATCGTGCCGGTCATGAAGGGAATGGTAGGCGGTCTGGGTAAAGAGAACAAAAAAGAGAGAGTACAATGGTGGAGCAAGGTTCTGAAAAAAGATACCACCTGCGAAAAGACACCGGAGGAGCCCTGTGACCTGATTAAACCGGCTATTTCGGTCAAACCCGCACTCTTTAATCAGTACAGCATCACCGATGTTCCAGCCCTGGTCTATGACCGAGGCGATGAGATTTTTCAAATTCAAGGCGATGTGGGCATTTTTACCCTCTTGGAAAAAGTTAATCAGGAAGCAAAAAGCAGAAGTCTAACTGCTTTTATAGCAAAGGTCAGGGGAAACCGCTGAGTCAAGCCCAGGACTATTCGGCTTTTCCTTCAGGCGAGAATGTAACGGCCAACCAATGAAAATCAATTTTGAGTCATTTAGCGCATCTTCCGGATGCTAAGAAGAAAAGCTATGACCAAAAGTAAATCTCTGCAAATGCTACCTGATAATCTCGAAGACCAGCAACTCCCGGCTTTGCCTGTTCATGCCGATATCGAGCATGTGGCGCCAAACAGTTGTCTGCAATCGGCCCTGTTTGGTTTGGTAGAAAAAGGAACGCGAAAATACGTAAAACAACAGAAAGTTGCATCGCTCAATGGAATAGAAATTTGGTACACCGGCGAGCAACTCGACCAGAGCGATCTTGATGTTTTTCTTCACGCTATTCATTTAACGACAGACAAAAACAATATCCAGCCGGGAAATGCCGTGCGCTTTTCGATGAATGGCTTTTTGGCGGCTACCGGAAAGACCGTTGGTGGTTCCGGTGAAAAATGGTTGATGGGTGTCATAGATCGTTTGGCGGCAAATATGGTGTATATCGAAGTCCCTGATTCATATACGGGAAAGCGGCAAATGTACGGCGGCTCGTTAATTCACGATTTTTACTACGATTACAAAACAGAAACATATTCACTTCGCTTAAACGGTAGTTTAGGCGCACTGTTTGAGCGAGGATGGACACCCGTGCAATGGGAACAGCGGGTATCGTTATCCAATAATTTATCAAAATGGCTACATGGTTTTTACAATAGCATGCAAACCATTTTCCCTATGCAGGTGTCCAAATTATTAGAATTGAGTGGTTCAAGTTGCGGTAGGTTAAGTGATTTCAGAAGAGCCTTACGCCGTTCACTGGATAATCTTGTAGAAGTTGGAGCTCTTAAATCCTGGACAATAGATAGCGAAGACAAGATTCATATCGTTCGTTTGCAGACCAAAAAAGTCATAGAAAAACCAGTTTAAGGGTATGGCATAGCGGTAGCAAAGGTATGGCATAGCGGTCGCAAGGGGTATGGCATAGCGGTCGCAAGGGGTATGGCATAACGGTCGCAAGGGGTATGGCATAGCGGTCGCAAGGGGTATGGCATAGCGGTCGCAAAGGGTATGGCATAGCGGTCGTAATGGGTATGGCATAGCGGTAGCAAAGGCATGGGATAGTGGCCGCAAAGGTATGGCATAACGGTCGCAAAGGTATGGCATAGCGGTCGTAAAGGTATGGCATAGCGGTCGCAAAGGTATGGCATAGCGGTCGCAAGGGTATGGCATAGCGGTCGCAAGGTATGGCATAGCGGTCGCAATGAGTATGGCATAACGGTCGCACGACTATGGCATAGCGCTCGCAATCTTATTTTTTTCACCATCAAAAAAATGCCATAAAACAACATGATATTTTGTGAAGTTAAAGTCAGCAAAAGTTCTTAAAAGATTATTAAAAAGAAAAGAAGAAAGCATGACAGAAAAAACAACAAAAACTCCTGGTGAAGAAAAAACATCAACAGCAAAAGCACCAGGAGCAGAAACCACAAAAACAACTCCCAGCTATCTGGAAATAATTGTCATCACGACTCTGATCGTAGGTGGTGCGATTTGGGGATACGACCAGTTCCTTGCCCAGAAGATTTTGACCTTTGACCTCAATGGCTACCTGCGGGAGCAAACGGCTTTGATAAAAGCGGGTCAAATGACAGAAGAGCAATTCAAATCAAGCTTGGACAGGACAGAAGCTCTTCTGAGTGCAGAAGCGGAAAAGAGGCGGCATGTCATACTTTTGAAAGATGTGGTGATGCGAAATGGTAATGAGATTTCTCCTCAGTAGCCGGTTGGCGGGTTTTCTCTTCGGGTTAACCCGCTGGGAAAAGACCGTGGCAATAGTTTTTCTGGTTGCCATTTTGCTGGGGTCATTCATCCCGGGACGGATCATCGTCGCACTCAGCGATTCACTCGACCATCGGCTTTTTTTCATGACGGGGCTCAACCCGGATAAAATCAAAAATGGCGATTATCTCGTTTTTCAAGGGAGCAAAGAAGAAGTGGAAAAACATGCCAAGCCAATGTTGAACAACAGACTCGACAAGCTGATAAAAAAAGTTGGCTGCGCTCCAGGTGAAACGCTCACCCGTGACGTCCAAGGCCAATTTTTCTGTGAGGGTGTTTTTGTCGGCAAGGCGTTGGAAGCTGATAGCCAAAAGCGTCCTTTGCCTCAATTTCAATATTCAGGGATTGTACCAGAAAAAAACTTCTTTATGATCGGCACCAACCCGCGCAGTTACGACAGCAAATATTTTGGATTTGTTGATGCAGGCAAAATTCTTCATAAGGCTTTACCGCTTTGGTAACCGGCTCTGGTAACGGGATTATTGGTAGCTGGCTGTGTTGCTGGCTATGTTGCTGGCTTCTGGTCATCACCATGACGACAAAGGCCCTGGCCGAAGAGGTTCTTTCGCCGGAGCCAGCTTTCTATAAAACCGCCAAAGAAGGTTGGTTCTGGTATCACGACCCACCTCCAGGGGTGCCGGAGGAATCTGATAGCCATAACTCGACCATAACACGTGAGGCCGGACCAAAGGCATTTGAGAAGAAAAATCCGTCGATGGACAAGTACACCATCAAAGAAATTTGGAATTTACATCCAGACGAATTTCAAGGGCTGTTGAATGGCGTACAGAAAAAAGCAGTACAAAACCCGAATGAGAAGAACATTCTGGAATATCTTATCATGCAGGATGTGGCTCGCCGGAAGGCTCTGGCTTATGCCAATGCCTCAAAATTCGTCACTCAAAAATACAGCGATAAATTCAATATCAATCAGGTTTATCCGACTACGATACCCGGTATATCGGCCAGGGTACAGGAGCAACAAAAGGAAATATCGGGCACCATCCTGGCTGCTCGTGAAAATCATGCCTTGCTGTTTTTTGTAGGCCAGGGCTGCGGATTCTGTGATAAGCAAGCGGCAATTCTTACTTATTTTGTAGAAAAATACGGCTGGCAGATCAAATCCATTGATATCGGCCGGCACAGCACTTTGGCGGTACGGTTTAACATCACTACCACTCCAACCTTGGTTCTCATCAAAAACGGAACAGAA
Proteins encoded in this region:
- a CDS encoding conjugal transfer protein TraF, which translates into the protein MTTKALAEEVLSPEPAFYKTAKEGWFWYHDPPPGVPEESDSHNSTITREAGPKAFEKKNPSMDKYTIKEIWNLHPDEFQGLLNGVQKKAVQNPNEKNILEYLIMQDVARRKALAYANASKFVTQKYSDKFNINQVYPTTIPGISARVQEQQKEISGTILAARENHALLFFVGQGCGFCDKQAAILTYFVEKYGWQIKSIDIGRHSTLAVRFNITTTPTLVLIKNGTEQSMPIAVGVVALSEMERKLYQAIRYMGGETNIDTFQTYDYQKGGALDPGAILKTEEQPWRER
- the trfA gene encoding plasmid replication initiator TrfA, with the protein product MTKSKSLQMLPDNLEDQQLPALPVHADIEHVAPNSCLQSALFGLVEKGTRKYVKQQKVASLNGIEIWYTGEQLDQSDLDVFLHAIHLTTDKNNIQPGNAVRFSMNGFLAATGKTVGGSGEKWLMGVIDRLAANMVYIEVPDSYTGKRQMYGGSLIHDFYYDYKTETYSLRLNGSLGALFERGWTPVQWEQRVSLSNNLSKWLHGFYNSMQTIFPMQVSKLLELSGSSCGRLSDFRRALRRSLDNLVEVGALKSWTIDSEDKIHIVRLQTKKVIEKPV
- a CDS encoding S26 family signal peptidase; protein product: MRFLLSSRLAGFLFGLTRWEKTVAIVFLVAILLGSFIPGRIIVALSDSLDHRLFFMTGLNPDKIKNGDYLVFQGSKEEVEKHAKPMLNNRLDKLIKKVGCAPGETLTRDVQGQFFCEGVFVGKALEADSQKRPLPQFQYSGIVPEKNFFMIGTNPRSYDSKYFGFVDAGKILHKALPLW
- a CDS encoding type-F conjugative transfer system pilin assembly protein TrbC produces the protein MRRQISIIMLAGLVVGLSALSALAVQGAEGSCSDKTVPALPPDLLEKARAQAVIDDKATRNAMDTARELAKTMTIPENIHKEAGLKTAQKTNADFRKPEFQQKIADEFNRQVNLFIPESGKNKQREQEAQGIFLETEKVYLFLSSSIPEASFQGYMASLDGLPEIVPVMKGMVGGLGKENKKERVQWWSKVLKKDTTCEKTPEEPCDLIKPAISVKPALFNQYSITDVPALVYDRGDEIFQIQGDVGIFTLLEKVNQEAKSRSLTAFIAKVRGNR